In a genomic window of Myotis daubentonii chromosome X, mMyoDau2.1, whole genome shotgun sequence:
- the ASB12 gene encoding ankyrin repeat and SOCS box protein 12 gives MNFMDISKIFSLLQPDKEEEDTNIREKQALREAVHRNDSYTLDQLLRQECYKRFINSRSGWGVPGTPLRLAAAYGHLNCLQVLLAHGADVDSLDIKAQTPLFTAVSHGHLDCVRELLEAGACPSGSVYNNCSPILTAARDGSVGILQELLGHGADPNVKAKLPVLVSNITSFSGPLFLAAVYGHLDCFRLLLLYGADPNYNCTDQYLLARVPQPRTLLENCLHRNCDPEYIQLLIDFGANIYLPSVPLDMDRKNDKGTILLLQARATPRTLLSQARIVIRRAFCQANKPQAIDQLDIPPVLISYLKHQL, from the exons ATGAACTTCATGGACATCAGCAAAATCTTCTCCCTCTTGCAGCCTGACAAGGAAGAAGAGGACACAAACATAAGGGAGAAGCAGGCTCTCCGTGAAGCAGTACACAGAAATGACTCCTATACCTTGGACCAGCTTTTGCGGCAAGAGTGTTACAAACGTTTCATCAATAGTAGGAGTGGCTGGGGTGTTCCTGGGACACCCCTGCGCTTGGCTGCTGCTTATGGCCACCTTAATTGTTTGCAGGTACTCCTGGCCCATGGTGCTGACGTTGATAGCTTGGATATCAAGGCACAGACACCACTTTTTACCGCTGTCAGCCATGGCCATCTGGATTGCGTGCGTGAGCTTTTGGAAGCTGGAGCTTGTCCTAGTGGAAGTGTTTACAACAACTGCTCTCCCATACTCACAGCCGCACGTGATGGTTCTGTTGGCATCCTGCAGGAGCTCCTAGGCCATGGTGCAGATCCGAATGTCAAGGCTAAACTACCAGTCTTGGTGTCAAACATAACTTCATTTTCTGGTCCCCTTTTTTTGGCTGCAGTCTATGGGCACCTTGACTGTTTCCGCCTGCTTTTGCTCTATGGGGCAGATCCTAACTACAATTGTACCGACCAGTACCTATTAGCTCGTGTCCCACAGCCACGCACCCTCCTTGAAAACTGCCTCCACCGTAATTGTGATCCCGAGTACATTCAGCTGTTAATTGATTTTGGTGCTAACATATACCTTCCATCTGTCCCACTGGACATGGACAGGAAAAATGATAAAGGCACCATCTTACTGTTACAGGCCCGAG CCACTCCACGAACACTACTGTCGCAGGCCCGTATAGTTATCCGCAGAGCTTTCTGCCAGGCCAATAAGCCACAAGCCATTGACCAGCTGGATATTCCCCCTGTTTTGATTAGCTACCTCAAACACCAATTGTAA